Below is a window of Populus alba chromosome 2, ASM523922v2, whole genome shotgun sequence DNA.
TTAGTTGATGGATACAATCTACCCATGATCGTCGAACCGAATGGCGGGTCAGGTAGTTGCTTGTCGACCGGGTGTGTAACAGATATGAACCAGCAATGCCCAGCTGAGTTACGGGCCGATTCAGGGCAGGCCTGTAAGAGTGCATGTGAAGCCTTTGGGAGTCCAGAGTACTGTTGCAGCGGCGCGTATGGATCACCGGACACATGTAAGCCGTCGGTTTATTCAGAGATGTTTAAGGCCGCGTGTCCGAGATCATATAGCTACGCTTATGATGATGCAACTAGCACATTTACATGTACAGGAGCAGATTATGTTATCACATTCTGCCCTTCATTAACAAGGTAAGGATTGTATGctcctgttttatttttcactttattcTGTATCTATTTTATATTAGCTTGTGGCATACGGATAGGAAATTGCCGTGGCAGGCAGGCATTAGATTAATTGGCACATGATCtgtaaattgaaaaggaaaaagtcTCTATTTTTTGAGGATCTGTGAGAGGAAAACactatttatatattatgttttcaaGCTTTAATCTTGGAGTTAAATTCtgattatttctttgttttcattccaCAGTCAAAAATCTGCAAGAGGCAATTCTCCACCAGCAAGCACAACAAATGGGTCTGAGACAGTATCGGGCGATGGACCAGTAGGAATGGACACTTCATGGCTGCCAAACTTTCTCAGTGGCGACTCGCCAAATGCCCTATCGTGTTCTGTTTGGCAATTTACCTTGATTCTTTCTACAATTTCCTGTCTTTTCCTCTCTTTGGTTCATTAATAGCCTCAATTTTGGACAAAAGCACATAGAACTTAAGTGGTCGCTCGAAACTTGTTTTGCATTGGAAGAAAGGGCTGATTAAATCCAGATTGTAAAGTCAATTTTCCAGACTACATGTATAGAaagtttaaatatttcttttttctttgcaaggaagaaccacacacacacacacacatatatgttgtatttttttcaccGTTTATTTTAGAGTAAGAACCATTTGTGATCTAAAGCAATGAATTAGAAAGGAAGACACTTTCGAGATCGGCAAAATCATTAttctaattgattttgatgGCATTAGAAAGAAAGTTGTTTGCTTTACTGTGAATCTTGAGAACATGTTTGGTGAGAACCACCTAAAGGAAGCCCACTTTGCTGGAATTGCAAGCTTGGtagatttttcatgattttggcTACGATATGAGAAGTGTAATGATGCTGTCTACAAAAGGGCTATGCACCTATCATTTCCTTAAATCCATGAGACTAACCTTTGTTTCTTTGTCGACAGTGACCACAAATCAAGTGATCAACAACAAAATTAGACGACCTTTCGAAATTTATGCATGTTAAGTTGTTAGCCGTGCATAATCTAGTTTCCAAAAGCCCCCTCAGCTTTCTCCGAAGTGGGTAGAAGGAACATCAACACCTGTCCTAAGATTAAGATTTGGGCCATAAGATGTAGATGGCAGACACTTACATCTTGCTTTGAAGGAAATGGCTAGTGCACTGTCAAATCAATTACCATATGCATGCATTACAGCCACAACCCAAACTGCTTGAAATGATTCCATTCTTGCAATTTGTTCGTGAAACTAGATGAGATAGATGATGTGAGCTGTGATAGCTAGCAACATAAACAGTTTTTCTTGAATGACAAACTTCATGCAAATATAGTGATCTTCCCTGTGAAATTGGATTTTTGTGGTTCAGAGGCTCGGGAAAGCTTAAGAACTCAAATTCGTGCACTTGATAGGTTACTCTTACTTTAGCTTGAAGACCTCTATGCTATTCGATAGGCTTTGAATGGTGGGGATAGAGAAACCTGCATGAGTGCAACTTTGACCTCCCCAAGCACTAGGAAAAGAAGAAACCTGTTCAGCCTATTGAAGGTTTTTTTCGCCAAATAGGATATGCTCTTTTTCAATGGAACGTACATTTTAATCCATCAGAAAGGACAAGGGTCCCAAATCCAAGTCCAATGGCtagaaaattttaggatttggccccTCCATGATCAGGAATAATATGTTGCAAAGATGGTGCAGTTGGCCATATGGTCCAATTTGTCCACTGCCAGGTTTGTGGAGGCATTAGCGGCTTTAGTACTAACCAATCTGCTTTAGAATTTCTTAGTTCTCAAGAACACATTACGGATCAAGATTTTCTGTCAGTGGGAAATCATCGAAGGCATCATCTGGAATTCGGAGCCTCTTGTAATCGTCGGCAAAGAAAGAAATGTGGAATTAAAGTTTGTATCTACTTTCTCAAGGGCCATGGTAGGGAACCTCACCagaaaattcggaattattatTCTGACAAACCATAACGAAGACTTGAGGCCTTTTGCAAAGTGATGAGGTGCGAGAATATTATCTAGACTTCATAATTAACGATGAAGACAAATATAATTGAAGACTTGAGAGTTgtataaaatgtaatttcagGAGAATTAAATCTTCTTCTTTGATCACTCTCTTGAATCATCATCCCTTTTGGAAGTGGGTTCATGATCAATACCAGCCTTTTTTCCCACAATTTTGCAATGACTTGAAATATTACCACAAGAATCTTTACCCTCATGTTAAAAATTCTTTATATGAAAATCTTAACCATAGTTTAGGCGAGTTTGTGATCTACCTCAAAGGTTAGGAGAAAGGGAAAAATTGAGGTTTGGTGTCTGATTAGCAAAAGATTAGATAATACCCTTCTGACCTACATTCAAGCATCTTCAGTGCTTCGAGCTAGACGCACGAGATTACTTGTTTTTGGAGAGACACCCATGTCTAATATCTCTCAAAGATTTGAAGCTTAAAAGCTATCAAAATTAGAACTGAATCTAAAAGGATCCAACATCCTTGTTCAAGTCTAAACCTTTTCCCTATCTCTTGTGAGTCAATTTTACTTACGGCCAGTTCGGATTCAGATTTCCTGGTAAATTTAATTTGCAGGTAAAAGCTGAAGGTAACAAATTCTTGCGATGTTCATTTATGGGCCTTAATCGACCAAAAACTTCAGACCCGGTACCCGTGCACGGACTATGAAACAGGAGGGGACCAAAATTCCATTTTTGCAGCTCATCAATAACTATGTGCTGAAAAGGTAAAATCTGTGTGTATACGTTAGCTCTACGACCTACTATAAAGTTGGACTGTGAAAAATACATGAAGCAGTTCAGCTTCTCTAATAAACAGCATTACAGGAAAAAGGAATGCCTGAAAAAGGATGGAAATGGCACATTCTTTGGGCAATCTACAATTCATCCTTGACAGCAGAAGGTTCTGTATCCTCATCATCTCTTGTGGGTTCAGCTTCAGTGTTGGAAGTGGCTTCTTTTGTTTAAGTTTCAACTTCTTCtacatcatcttcatcttcaatgATTGCATCCGGACTGATGCTTAGGCTAGATTTCACAGAGCTGTAGATACGAGAGGAAAAATCTTTGGGATCGTTGAGCATGAAGCCACTCTCCATGAGTGCTGCTTGGTACATCACTTGGGCAGTTCGCTTCACACCATCGTCCCGGGGAAAGAAATTACCCGTTagttattaatgaaagaaacagaaatatTGCTCATAgactgaaattttttaattgagatgtgCAATAAAGACTTTCATAAATCATTCAGGACATGCTCCCATTAGCAAACTAGAGATGAAGGTGAGTGTGAAGATGATGACGGACCTAGTCGATTCCTTGAATACAGGGGAAAATACTGAAAATGTTACtgtttaattgaaaatgcaCGGTCCAGTTTTCCCATATCAATCCATAAGGATTCAAAGCAACCTCTTAAACATGAAGCTAAATATTCTAGTGAATTTGGTAATCAGTTCCTTGTTGCAATCAATAATCAGACAAGTTCCACGATTTATTTTCATGTCATTAACTACCACTACCATTACAGCTTTGAAATTCTGGAAGGTTTGCTTAGCCTCTAGACACCAGAAACAAACGCGGCAAATAGCACAAAATGGTTAACTAAAACATTATCCATCGAGCATAGTAAAGACACTCACTTTCAAATTCTTCTCCTCCAAGTACTCTCCAGCTTCGTCTCTGATATGCAATCTTATCTCATTTCCACGTCCCAGAGGTTCATTCCAGGTATCCTCAGATATCGCTAACGCTCCATCAGCCTTCGATTCCCACACATACCTGAAATCCTCAAACAACATGTATCCAATCTTTCCGGCCGCAACATTCAAGAACACTCACTGCTTGTCTTCATTATGCTTGCTAAGGACTTCAACATAGTCAGCAGCAAGATATACAGAGTAGAACCCAACCCCAAACTGTCCAATCAAATTAAGGTCATCACTTGACTGCATTTTCTCCCCAAATGCTGcatcaacaacacaacaattaACATATTTAACCCCCAAACACCCAAAATTTACATTTCCACCTTCTGTTCAACATATATACCTGAAGTTCCTGACTTGGCTATGGTACCCAAATTCTTGATCAAATCCTCCTTCATCATACCTATACCTCTGTCGCGAAtcgaaagaaattttttttctttatccaaCTTAATCTGCATTTTGCCACacaaaaacacataattaaaacttcaaattaatcaCAATTTCAACAATTCCAAATCATtctacaaaattaattaatcactaaCATGAATTTCAAGCTTGGCATTGTCTCCTTCACCCAAAACCTCTTCATCCGTTAGCGACAGAAACCTTAATTTATCAAGCGCCTGAAATTCacacaattttttaaatttaaatccaattattcgcaaaaacaatataattaagtaaaaaaattaatgaatgcTCACATCAGATGCATTGGAAATCAACTCTCTGAGGAAAATATCTTTGTTGCTGTAAAGAGAGTTGATAATAATATCCATAAGCCGAGACACCGATTCCCTGACTGAACCAGTTCGGTGGCAAATACGTTATTTCAGAAAGAACGGAAggcaaaaaaacagagaaggatAGGGCGCGAACCTCTTAGCGACGTCAGAATCAGTTGATGATCCATTTGGAACGGCGCCGAGTTTCTCCTCGGGGAGGGTCACCGAGGAAATCAGAATCATCCTCGCTTTAGCGAGTAATTTCTTACCTGTGGAACCGCAGATCATAAAATGAAATCAGTGACTGGGATTGAATCAATTTGGAGAGATTTGAAAATGGTGAAAAATTAGGGAGTGTTTGACTGTTTGTTTTTAAGGTTTGATcagctttttaaattgtttttttatatattaaattgaaatatttttattttttaatatattaatattaaaaattttaaaaattaaaaatattttttcaattaaacccttttctattttaattgaattaacgCATTATCATATACACACTCGGACACCGTCattagaagagagagagagagagagagagagagagagagagaggaggcaTAATAGAAGTAAAACGGACGGTATAGTCCACTTcctcattttgatttatttttttgcctgATATTTTCGGTAGCTAACGACTGTTAAGAGATCTGTGAGTTGATTTATTTCAGTGTGGGTTATGTCATGCAGGACGGGACTTCCACAAGCTAAATTTGTGGGTTGTGATGCCAGCATGAAGGTTAGAAATATCTGTATATACACGTGGCTTTGAGTTATTGGTGATTGAGTCGTTAGTTGACGTGGGGGAAAGAAACTGTCAGGTCGGACCCACTTGATGAATTGAGAAAGGAGTGTGGTTGACCGCTCGGATTGGCTCAGAATTGCAGTGGTGGATGATGGGACGGGGCGTGACGTGTCAATCGGATGTTTGAACGTGGCAGAATGTTAGTGGGTATTATTCTTGACTCGACGTGGAGAGTGAAGCACGAGAGTCTAGTTTGCTCCGTAGACATACATGTTTGGTTGGCAGGATAATGACAGTTCAAACGCGGATAACTTTATGGACGACCAAGGAAGGAAAGAACAAGAGTGCTGTCAATTAAGGGTGATTCAAAGATCTCCAGGAGAGGCCCACAGAGCTAATGACGCCAGGGCATGAATGAGCAGGGCATCACGTGACAAGCTTTCAACGAGAATCTCGATGACCCGAAAGTTCAGCACTGCATAACCGAGACTGATCGGAGTCCAAGTTATCTAGGCCCGGCCCTTTCCCTTACACTATGtacattttgttttcaaagaaacAATTATCTGCGCATCAATTTAAAATGGAAAAGAGGTCCAAAACCCCAGTTTAGACGTCCTCTAGACGGTTCAGACAGCCCATTAATGCTTGATAAAAGCGGTAAAGAACCTTCACATATGAATTAAAGTTTTCATTGGTCTCGGTGATGGGCTCGCctggtaaataaataaaaaaactattggtTATTGTTGGTTTTCATGGCCTCCagctattttttattgctaaaaaCTATTCTCTAATTGTGCTGATGGCAATATTATAGCTGGCTCCCATCACCTCACATTCATGGGTGACCAGCGGCTACATTTACAAGAAGAGATTGTATtattggttgagaattttggTCTGGTTAGGCACGGCGACTCTGGTTATGAGTGGCTCAaggaaactagaaaaaatatatatttgaagagCATGCTGATTGGACCGGGGGCGTCACCAGTGAAAGTTTGGCTggaaaccgaaaaaaaaaagaagaaaaaacttttttatattttgttttcttgcatcATCGATGCTAATCACATCAATCTTTGGCAGTTTAAAGAGAGGGTGTGGCTATTGGTGGAGCTAAGATTCTTGCAGATCATGTACTATTTTCTGCAACAATACGGTACCGTATTGGGCCAATTTAAGCTAGACCCATTTTTATGGGTTGACTTGGTGATTGTGACTCAAGCTTAATTtggatggttgtttttttaactgtgtTTGAAATGTaacctaattaaattttaattaaccttGCATATTAGTTCATGACCAccgaatcaattttattctttaaattttttatccaaaaaaatgttatttgagttttttttattaaaaatcaagatgaaaattattttggggTATGACCAGATTGGTTTACCAAATAACAACAGTCTCATCTCTCAAGctcaaaaaatcaacaaaacttgAAATGTATATTGCAAATcaactatttcttctttttttcctcgatcaatacttttttttaatataaactttgagctaatattatgtttttgctTGTCAGATACCAAATAATAATTCACACCGCTTGtgtattaaattgaaattctcTGCGCCCTCTTGTTAGATAACAACATAACTCCTTCGAATTGGCCATCGGTCGTATTTACTCGGTCCCTTGCCAGTTAGACAGAACGTCCCTGTCATGGCAATACCCTCATCTACCACGACGTCGTTATCAAAAAGAATAATCAAAGCCTTGAATCTACTGctactaatattaaaaacactaaaataaaatagtcgCAAAGGTTTCTCTATCTCGAAGCAAGGAAATGCACGTGGTACTATCTCTTTGGTTACTTTCGAATCGGCGTATGCATGACAAAAATCTGATACCTCCCAACTTTCCCTTCCAAGAGCCAGAAGATAAGCTCAACATAAACCAGTACATTCCTCAGTCCCTCTCTTTCCCGTAGTATCATCTACCCCTCAACCGACATTCCCAACGTTAAAAACCCACCTCCGTTTCCATTTGCGGTTTCCACCTTGTCTACACACCCTCCTTTCCCTGGTAGATTTACGAGCAATTGTGCAGAGTCTTTTCATGGCGCTGTCTGATGCGGTGATAGGGAATCTTACGACGATCTACGTGGCGGTGATAGCGGGAATTAAGGCTTACGGGCTGGTCTGTGGAAGGAGCTTCAGTGGTGTATTCGTGTTGATTGTGTCTACTGCTGTTGTGGGTTTAATCTTGATTGGGACGCTGACGTGGGATATTTCTCGTAAAGCCATGTATGCGATTTCACAGGATCGTGTCAATAATGTTCATGAGATGTGCAAAGGTGGTATTTGCTGGCACGGTGTCGCTGTCCGGTCGCCCGCTTCTCAGGTTCGGTTTAGACTCCCTCAGCGCTAGCTATGTCAAGCAATACGGGCTTTTCTGTAAAAGGGCAAAAACAGTAAAAGGCAAATAAGGAGGAGGAGAACAAAGAGAGGGGTTTGAAAAATGTTAGATGGagactttttttcttggtttttggtGTGTTTAGTTGGGGATTGTGGAGCTTTTTCCGTGAAAAGGCGTGAGCCACaaggtgtttgtttgtttgcctGAGGGAGAAGGGGAATACAAGAATGTGCATGGATAATTTAAACAAGTgatgagtatttttatttttgtgtataaataaaaatgtctcGTACTTTGCTTTTCTTGTAACTGTTTCAAGCTTTGCTACGTCAGCTATCTTTTAGCTGTTGCATATAGCTGGAAAGCCTGAGATGGAGGTTGATTGAACGCTGCAGAAACAGGGGAAAGGGAGGTGATAGTACGTTCGAACTTTAACTGCTTCGAATTTCAGTCCAAAATTGGATCTACGGCTGAAATGAAATGGAGGCTGCTACTTGACAACAGCAAAACCAAGGGAATTGTCCAGCTGTCAAACAGTGGGCAGGTTTGGAGTGAGTCTCCAAGAACAGAGCTTTGCTGGATTTTCTTTGGCATctcaattttggttttttttataaaaaaaaaatgagcaccCGGCGacatttaataaatgttatGTTTTAGAATTgcagtattaattaaaatttaaatttaaatcgaAAAACAAACATGGACGCAATGCAACCGATAGACGTTCTCATTATCTTTCTGAAAAATTCACcaaacattttcatttttactCTTAAAAGAACCAAATATCAAACTCACTACAGCTATATAAGTATCATTAGATGTTTTTGCGTGCGAAATTGATCGTTCTCTAATTTACACAGATGCATAATATAATTACAATAGATCATATAATTACAGATGAagaatatatgatataatacATAAGAATCACATGTTGGTTCAAATCCTGAgcagttttttttatctggatACATGCAGTATGAATAATAtaccaattaaatttaaaatctcataagtaattagatttttttgaacCCCGAACAAGTTTCTTTATCTAGATACGTGTATATGAACAATATGCCAACTAGATTTAAAGTAATCAggtattttctaaattaaatttgatttcaagaaaGGTTTGCTTCAAGCCTCGTCGTACAATTAGTTGATTTAATTCAGAAAACGAGTGACCATAGGCTTTAACCTCAAACCTCGCTGTTATCGTCCAAAGGATTTGCAAAGCAAAAACGATCTCAACCTAAACTATTTCTGGTTTTAAAAAAGCACGCATAATCTTATTCCGGAGAGAAGGCACGAAATCTCATTCTCAATGTCCTATACATCTGGGCTCACCCGAGAAGGCCGGTAACATGGGCCTCTTAGTCCAAGAAAATCTTAAATGGGCCCCTTAATAGTAACATTGGCCCGTGCATGAGGTCCTCCTTATCTGATTGTTATAATAACAATGCTTAACCCACTTCAAAAAGCCCATCAGCTTCTATTTGGGCCTCAATAGACTGTCCACGCAAGAGAGACGACACCGTCGAGAGAAGGCCGGAAATCCTGCCAAAGCTCTATTGCCTCTCTGAACAAATTTTCAAAGCAGCCAACACAAACCTCCCTGCCTCTTCTCAGTCCAACTCAATGGCTCCAAGCTTCATCGTTGAAAAGGAAGGAagcttttactttttatttttatttttttattgtatgaacATTTAAATTCgagtatattaaattattaattaattgattagaatcacttgattaaaataaaatatcctcTGACttgctcataaaaaaaattgataaaagatcttgaaaaatttaaatccatctacattaaaagaaaaaaaaaaaaaaactcaagtgaaAACATTACAAGAACGTGTAAAGGAAGCTCACATTCAATATCTAACAATTTTGTAGTTTCCATACatatgaattaataataagCATTGCCTCTTACTTGTTCTAACATTAATCTAATCATACAAccattataatttgattatttttgggaactaaaaaaatattgatatactGGTTTAGTTGTATTttcaacaagataaaatataattaatctcaaattaaaacaaataaaaaaaaaatttaagatataccactctatatttttatcaatatcagtTACCATCATTACttccttttaatttgatcaaagataacaacatggataaaaattgtctttcttttctacataaatgaaaaaaaacattggccAACAAACAAAGTAagcatattttcatttatttttaccttttttacAGAGAAATATAGAAATGgaacttcaaaataaaaatagctattttagttatttatatgGCTGACCGTTTGGAATggttaaaagcaaaaataaaagataaaagtgtaggttttttattttatctattcttTTAACTGTTGCATTAGAGATGCTTTGAACCCAATTACTTGTTATAGTTAGTATTTTAGTATTTacattctatttttaaaaatattaaagaatttttaataaattaagtaaaaattgcAGAGTTATGActttttcaattattatcttctctttgttggcttcttcttttttcttttttcttttaattctcaaccctttttttattattattattgttccgGATCATCAATATGCAGTATACTTTTCTGACAGATAATGATCGATCCCTTTTGAAAGCCATTGGGAGCCATATTCCTCTTTTCATCTTCCAAGATAATTCTCACTTTTCTGGCCTACGTCACCCCAAAGAGATAAACCATCTACATCTGCCTCTTGTCTTAATTTTGAGCCATTAATTTAgcatattaattcttttttggcTACTGCATCCACTCTTTCAAGGAATACTGATGCTAATACAGTCCTTCCTATTGTTTAAATTCACGATGGCTTTCTAGGAGAAACCATGTACATTTTGAGcaccaaaaccctaaaaaatgttttcaaaaacgTGAAGATGTCAGATACAGTGGTTGCCTTGAATTTCTTGGGTCTTAAAATTTAAACCTACCTCTTAGCTTTCACAATAGTACTAGTTTGAGTGGATTGTGTTGAATCTGATAGAATATTGAATGTTTCCTAAAACAACAGGAAGGAATgtattaaaatgtatttatgTCTTCTGGACTAAAGTGTCACCATTTAAATCTACTCGAAAGAAACACACTACCTCATGGATGAGTAGATCTTGTTTCTAGCTTTTATAGTCTCTTCATGTtcaattttgttatattatgATAGCTGATCCCTCAGTATTTGCTAAATATTTTGTCATAAACAGTATGTGTGGATGATTTCAGTTGAAGGCCATATTCCACATGATCCCACTGAAGTGTGTTTTGAAAGGAGAATTTGGAGATAGTCTATACTCTTCATTATTTCTGCATGAAGTTTCTAATGTTAAAACTAGAAGTTTCACCCATGTGCTTGTTGAATATGACTCACCCAGAGGTCATGTTGTCTGTATCGTTGAAGAGCTGTATCGTTGCAGAGCAATCGGTTATTAAGTGTTCTCAGATAATTgagaaaatggaaaatcaagtGGCTGACATTCACCAATAGGAGAGGTCTTGATGGAATCATAGTTCTTTTAGCTAAAACAATTTCTTATTTTGTACTGAAGTTGTCAATGTTCAATTACTGCAGGAAAGAGAGAGCTCCAAGAAAAGCTGAGATGGAAGCGACCAAGGTATCTAGCCCTTCTCCACCCAGACTGCTTATCTGTTGATCTTGTCAGAGATATAATGCACTTACTCTATTGTCCATAGTGATAACTTGAGTACTTGTCttctgtttttggttttttatttctattttttggcCATCGTGTTGCATTGAAGGTCATTACTATCTGTGTAGAGTTATTTTGTGGTTTTGGAAGCTGTTAACTTGGGAAAGCTCTAAAGTGATTATTGCAGGCAGAAAATATGATTCCATATAAGGATGAAATCTTTTCAAGTCCCAAAAGGACCTGGTTTgtaacagagagaga
It encodes the following:
- the LOC118029411 gene encoding endoplasmin homolog isoform X1, producing MICGSTGKKLLAKARMILISSVTLPEEKLGAVPNGSSTDSDVAKRESVSRLMDIIINSLYSNKDIFLRELISNASDALDKLRFLSLTDEEVLGEGDNAKLEIHIKLDKEKKFLSIRDRGIGMMKEDLIKNLGTIAKSGTSAFGEKMQSSDDLNLIGQFGVGFYSVYLAADYVEVLSKHNEDKQ
- the LOC118029408 gene encoding uncharacterized protein, producing the protein MALSDAVIGNLTTIYVAVIAGIKAYGLVCGRSFSGVFVLIVSTAVVGLILIGTLTWDISRKAMYAISQDRVNNVHEMCKGGICWHGVAVRSPASQVRFRLPQR
- the LOC118029410 gene encoding thaumatin-like protein 1; translated protein: MDRIFTSSALHITLILLTICKGLSGATFTFINRCGYTVWPGILSNAGSTPLESTGFELPQGGSRSFQAPPNWSGRFWGRTGCTFDPNTGQGTCLTGDCSSNQIECNGKNANPPATLAEFTVGSGVLDFYDVSLVDGYNLPMIVEPNGGSGSCLSTGCVTDMNQQCPAELRADSGQACKSACEAFGSPEYCCSGAYGSPDTCKPSVYSEMFKAACPRSYSYAYDDATSTFTCTGADYVITFCPSLTSQKSARGNSPPASTTNGSETVSGDGPVGMDTSWLPNFLSGDSPNALSCSVWQFTLILSTISCLFLSLVH
- the LOC118029411 gene encoding endoplasmin homolog isoform X2, whose protein sequence is MDHQLILTSLRVRESVSRLMDIIINSLYSNKDIFLRELISNASDALDKLRFLSLTDEEVLGEGDNAKLEIHIKLDKEKKFLSIRDRGIGMMKEDLIKNLGTIAKSGTSAFGEKMQSSDDLNLIGQFGVGFYSVYLAADYVEVLSKHNEDKQ